The genomic interval GAGGTAATAAAAAGATATTCATCCAATAATTCTTTATTCTCAAAAGAACAAAATGGATGAGTTGAGCTCTACCAGCAAAGGAAATATTCTTGCTTGCCCAGTTATGAAGCCTCTTCTAAATCTAATCTAAGACCTCCCCCTCCCCACAATCTGAAACTCTCCATTTTAGTTGGTCTCAAATTAACACCTAAACACCTTAAAGGGGAGGTGCCTTCATCCATGCGAACAATGTTCAGTAATTAGTTTTAACAATCATCAGAGATACCACTAAAATAAACTTGGGATTTTTCCTTATCTGCTAAGAGATCTGTTGTAGCACAAAATCTATCAATAGCACATTGAACAATTTTGACGGTCTTCACATTACCCTTACAAAAAATCACAAGGTCATCCAAAAAGCAAAGGTTAACAACTTTAACGACTCACACATAAGAGGGAAGCCAAACCCTTTCAAGGTTGAGGCTTCGTGAAGAAGACGGGTCAGATAATCTATGATCATAATAAAAAAGCAAAAGAAAATTTGGGTCTCCTTGACAAAGCTCGTTTTACCTTGGATAGAACCATGTAACCAACCATTAAGCATAAGAGTATAGGAAAGACCTTTGAGATAAACCAAAacccaattaataaattgagAGGGAAAGCATAGGCCTTTAAGAAGATCAGAAACAAAAAACCAATCAACGATATCATATGCCTTGTTGAGGTCAATCATCATAATatacttagctgaaatattcTTCCTGGTATAGCCCTTAAGCAAATCTTGGAAGATTAGAATATTGTGAGAAAGAAGATGACTTTTAATAAAAGCCCCTTAATTAATATGAATCAAAGAAGGAAGGACTTCAGATAATCTAGAGCATAGCATCTTAGAGATACAATTGTAAATTGTATTACAATAGGCAATGGGCTGAAAAATCTGCAGCAGTGGTTGGATTATCAATCTTAGGAATGAGAGATAATTGTTCCGTTAAGCTCAACTACTAGAATAGAGACCTCCTAGAAGAACTAAAGATTAGCCTTAGAGACTTCCTCTCCAATCTCACTCCTCAAACCCTTAAAAAATCCAGCTCCAAAACCATCATGATCTAGACTTTTAACTGTATGAATATTGAACGGAGTAAATTTGACATCAGCTGCAGTAAAAGGTCGAATTAGCTccatgacatatcattggataaatggtctataaatcatataaaatcATTCAATATTttgtcttaagaaattaaatgaaacatatgattatattcccgaaattctatcccaaaatgatataaatcctcaatcttagaaatctcctacttgtataggcaaatcatagagttagattagtagtggtggtccaagaaagaattactaattatacagttataCTTTcataagtgtttaataaccattttctttaaatggattcaaactgtatgagtttagtattctgtgaccagaatccacttgcacattccaagaactctttgatgtaactaaacttaagtcatcaaaagatacaaccacatattttataaatctatggcatttgtatcttgttcatagtggttttgacaagatcattctctgcaaagagttaatatgcctatatccactgaaagtaagttcatctcatttgcagatggatgtacattcaggggtggatatgagctttcgttgtattcttaaaacgatcactctagattttaccttatgcaaaagaaatttgaaatgtttgaaaatttcatgaatttctaaacaatggtaagtggttaaagatcttgcgaactgataggggtggagaaaaagttagtagatatgcagttcaaagatcattaatttgattttgaattatatccaaacttacctccccagaaattcgagttgcatattgatgattaattactagtcgttgcctaaatcattctatggtaataaaatttcagaatgatgcaatggttgtatacttaatgtaaatcattactagattcatggatgacctaatccaaatcttaagaaaagctagaactgctaaccctagtttgcatgtttgttagctattctaagtgattaggggtggaccatcccatagtcattagataagaaagtttttgtttaaacaaatagtacttttctaagaaaatgactaagtctgaaaataaagtagcaaataaaggagatattttttcttgattccataagtgttccatcatcttattcgtcacaagatgatcccactgcctctgttttcTTAACACagccgaagaggtcaataccatttagttttcttagacataattcacggtaccttgtcgtagtgggagagtttcaaggaactttaccttctcatgacttggtagacactagtgattaaaatccattgtgagtttaaacaagtaatagattgtcaagataagaaactaagaagaaagccaatagaactatgttttgatccattcacatggagtaacctaaagttttctgttacaaggacatgaaaggaaattttcgttcataagtctattcaatggacttaacaaaacttcctgttcctagtattgtaggtttgagtttatctaaacctatggcttgtggtatacctggtaattacttactctaatgcaagcactaagatgctgaagcattttctttccaatggaaatctatagaagcttcacaacttcttagatatagattttatttatctaaggaaaagtctcaactattctagagaagataaagccatggaagaatttcttaaatcaacagtgagaggtctcacatatgcttttgtatgccttggaccagacacctgctgttgagtgggagtaatgagtaagtatcagattaatccaggagaggaacattggaagacaatcaagtaaatttttaagattaagaagaggaactatatgttagtcaataagggcagttttgaaactcttagattacaccacatcagatttcgagacttgcctatgtgctagaaagtcagctgatgagatggtgattactttgggggtggagtagtgattttggagaagtgtaaaaacctatctgaaatctcttagtctaccagagagagactgaatgttaaaagttacaggaaagatacttattcagtctaaggaaagttctatacatttgtggcactgttccaacttgccttagctactagggttacttcctgaataaccaagaagtagttgcccaaaagtatagaatccagtatcccaagagagtagacatatagagaggaatttcacaatatcaaggattttgtgattaagggaaagtaatagtggagaaaagttgttgttaattcaacctgtcagatcctattacgaggagtttactactattacacttgatttgtgtatcaaggtgttaatgattatttgaaatgcacattttgttttatattagtgcaagtgggagtttgttgagttttatgccctaaataaaactcatttcaatataatcagatttacttattaataaagatcagaaataacattttatgttgcatggttcacatgatttatttcatgattatatgtatataatgtatgaattctttttaagtccaaaacatatgaatttgttaagattatagtgttgtcagcacagtagaatataatcttaattatatgttcaaaagtttattccctgatttgtcataacactggatttaaactgacatggtataatcagcgataggtattcttacaccttggaaaagtgttatgtcctttccaagacattggcaaagtttaccagtatcggatgtatggagtatacatcggaagggaccgatattgaactttgattagatatattaaaatttaccgtaatatctattcaattcaatatcacctgttgatcctagatcaaatgatcttaatcctgatatggttaggttcaatctcaagagtgttactcgtgttctttgatttgttagttaagcctacttttgggtcaaggtgatacgtacattttgggaacacggtaatccaattgagtgggagcgctaacataaatatggaatctatagcttctatttggcaaatagaaagtaaaggatgatttccttcgagcttaaccaaacgaagataaatggcggagatctcatttcacttagctgaaatatcatttatacagggttaagtgttttaaggataaaatacattgaaggtgtagcggtaacagtagtgccttttcagtgtaaatcatctatatagaggatcattgatcacattagggttataacaatggataactaatgacgtgtctatatcatggaacatatagagcgttctatatgactgagagtgcaattccaagttctaagtgtggattcaatgaggaattaataagttaggaaatttactaggtaaattcagttcaacttattggaagctcggttatatagactcatggtccccatactagttgagaccatactgcttgtaagactcagttaattgattttaattaatcaattataattctaaaagttagactatgtctactttatgaattctcacttagtaaggatgaaatcgtaaataaaagggtttctaggtttaattattaattaagagactttgtatgtctaattaataattattttaaatgacaatattatttaataatctattttagttattaaataattaattttggcatttaaatgattagaattggaaaaatggcatttttggagaaatagaaataaaattgaggaaactgcaaaatccaagtgaggcccatttcaccctatggccggccacctctttgtgtgtttcccaattattattttcaatcttaattgccatgtaattactaatcaaagcctagcaataataggaaagtggtggatcacactaaataaggcagttaatcaattacacagtaaaagaggaaactgcttatttggaaagttgtgctctcccttttccctatatatagcagcccttgttctcttctcttcatGCTTCAAATCAAacgaattcaagagagaaaagagagagaaaatttcgaaatccttgtgagagagtagtgcccacacacatcaagtggtacctcaatcatagtatgtaagactatggaaattctgcatcaaagaaggagaaaagaagatccaggttcagatcttggtgatgctttgctatagaaaggaatcaagggctagagatctgaacggaaggagtcatattattccgctgcacccactgtaaggttttctaactttatatgtgtttattttcattgttttagaattcatattaggttgttaattcaacatacatgatagtaaatagatcctggtaaaataatttccaacagatagGTGGGTATGGACTAAAGAGTCAAATAGTTTATTTTCTACTAAGTTTGCCTACCTTATTCAAGCTCTAGAGCGTGCCCCTTTGTGCAACGTTTCCCCAGCTCTATGGAACAAATATGGAGCTTTAAAGTTTAGGAATGTCACAAAGTCTTTTGGTGGAGCATTCTTTCAAATGCTCTGCCTATCCTTGCCCTTCACGCTAAGAGAATGCATATTGAGGAGGTCTCTTATCCTCTTTGTGGGAGAGAGAGGAGACGATGGAACATCTGTTCCTCTATTACAATTTTACTTTTCACCTTTGGTggtgaaaaaccgtgtttttgcaaatgtcagttatatataagaaaatataaaactgtaagcgtttgcagaagcagaaagtaattctgctacagcaaaacaaaacaggcagaatataaaatattagcagaaaaataaataacttgacacaagagatttatacgtggtatcagtgttctcgcgaacactcctagtccacggggccacgccaagagaatgaaatcaattaataaagtatcaaaattacaaagacaattgacttaaacaagtttagactccctttAAAGTATttccgcaatcctttgtaatccactttatgaatctgacttcttgaaacaccttcaagcccgaactcccttcgtctttgaagtgtgagtgcttacttcctcccgaagtaaggcttcaacaagtcttctcccgaagaccaagtacttacttcctcccgaagtaaggctttatcaagtcttctcccgaagaccaatctcttgttcagtcaagtagttcttcacaacctctaggacagagtaagaacagaaatagacaactagaacctagatgaacaactaggctctcacaaaacaaagaaaaactctcttctctcaaataagataagtgcaaaaaatgaataatagaagagctaattcgaatggcttctctctaggctctatttatagaacatagaaaccttagGGATAGTcacaagttcgaatctacagctgtacaaaaactttcctaagaaaacacgatctgttACATCatattcggatgctgacgcagtaAATCAGACCAGAAATAGAaaacttgctaaaatcgggTCTGATCCTCTAtgaatgcttgattcctgccaaaaacagattagatatgctgattgtatcaagatacaatcgaaatcaataaggaaaaggcaataatcaaagttttcctaaaaaagaaaactttcctaaagagaattgcttctcttttaagaagtttccaaacaaaggaaagttcagctgaaaagtgcaactgtcctaacaaggaaaagagcaactacaaacCGAATAAATAAGGTAAGAATTTGGTTATGAATGCacaagaatcttaccataaaaggaaaaattattttgtcaactaacttgccaaaaaaggactttacaatctccccctttggcactttagatgaacaaaataatttttaacacaaagtacctACAActtaaagttagcaagagcaaataactactccccctgagtaacataatcgaatatcacaaataacacaataaacaagctAACTTTTAACAAAAGATGTTCACAAGTCAtaaccacaactccccctggaaaaagggtccagagttgggcaaaacaaacattttaaaaatcaaatatttCTCCCCCTTTTTTTTTATCGGAGGGCATAAATAGAAATATGTCCAATCAAAAGCaaagaaaacaaaaacttaGTCTCGGTAGAGTTTGACCAAGGAGGTCAACTGCTTGGACATCTCGTGTTGAAGttcctccatggcagcaagacgattgTTCACCTGTTGAACTTCATTATTGACTTCCTGGATTTCTGCAGCAGCAGAACTTGAActtgcagcagcagcagcagctccAGCTTTAGGCCGTTTTTGAAACACACCATCAAAGTATTCCGAAGGTTGGAATGTAGGTCCAGTGATAGGgggctcaagtgtttcatgtgattgggccacattcttctgagaggATAAAACCTTAAAGATTAGATTTGGAAAAACAAGCTTAAAGGTTGGCTTTTTATCTATTCGGAATGAAACAATTTGGTTCATAATGTGGGAGGCCAAGTCAATTGAAGCTCTAGAGGTGATGCGGTATAAGAATGATGCCACATCTTGAGACACTATGGTCTTGTTGGAgtttggaacccaattgctaaGAGCAAACTGCATAAGAGATGCATGAGCAAAGGTAAGATGGGTGATTCGAAGACTCTCTCATGATTTCAATTCAGATCGTGCACCCGTGAGTTCAGAGAGCATCAATTCACGATCCATAGACATCACTGCATTGGAGACATTCTCGGGGAGTTGCAAAGCTTGAGCAATGTTCTTTTCAGAAAAAGAAAACCAATGTCCCCTAACATATACTCTCCGAAATAGTCTAGAATCCTCATCAAGAaaatcatcagtaagattagcataGAAATCCTTAACAATGTTTGCAATGAACCCATTGAAACCAGTGAGAGtgttttcccattgatgaaattgaataaaCTTAACAATACCATAAACCCGATGAGCATGCGAAACATAGTTCCTCTCACATTCAAACTTACGCGTTGCATATAAATTCCAGTCACGTTCATTATCACTATAATATAATCGAGGCAGTGAGAAAGAGTTGAAGGAACATTACCAGGAGAAGGTTATTCTAttggctgcttgcctttggcagcagcagaAGCCTTTGCTGCAGGAGCAGATTTTGACAAATGAGGCTCTAGCTCGAGTTCAGTGTCCTCACTGTCAGACGAACCTCCCATGTCCTCTAGATTCTCCTTCTCGGAATGGAGAGAAAATGATTTGTCAGAggagacttccattggatcttcttcttcttaactTGAAGAAACTGATGGAGGATTGGACTTAAGCTTCTTCTTGGTTGGAGGCACTGGCTTATCACGACTTCGAGAGGCTCGAAGTTCCTTCTCAGCagaggcttgctgggctcgagttcgagtaGAAGGACCGGTTGGAGTGGTGGCAGGaattgatgcagcaggaggaggaactgcTAAAGGTCGAGGAGATTCCTTCGAACATTCAGACGAAGAAGTCCAGGTTCGATAAGGCCTCACAGATTTGCGAGCCACTTGCTTGGGGATGCGTTTTGGCTTCTCGGgttgagattcacgc from Cannabis sativa cultivar Pink pepper isolate KNU-18-1 chromosome 4, ASM2916894v1, whole genome shotgun sequence carries:
- the LOC133036786 gene encoding classical arabinogalactan protein 9-like, producing MVRTKNLGHTKKLVETVATPSNAPPAASFPPLAAAKPGDSSLPQRESQPEKPKRIPKQVARKSVRPYRTWTSSSECSKESPRPLAVPPPAASIPATTPTGPSTRTRAQQASAEKELRASRSRDKPVPPTKKKLKSNPPSVSSS